GGATCATCGGCGGTGTCGGAAAGACCGCCCCGCTGGGCGAGTGTGTAGGCCTCGAGCAACGTGTCCGCTGCTTCACGAGCGTCGCGTATGGCCTCATCCGACCACACCAATGCCCCGCCCGGGTCGCCGGCCTCGTGGTGCATGCGACTGATCAGCTCCGCGTTCTCCGCAGCGAGCAGCAGAAACGCACGCCGTACAGGCGAACTGGCATCACGGTGGAATTCCTCGATCCCCTCGAAGACAGGCCGCAGGACGTTGATCACGTCGGCAGGTCGGAGATCGGTTCGGGTGTAGGCGTCAAGGACCGCTTTGAAGTAGCTGATCGTTCCGTCGTCGGCCCGCTGGGGGGCCTCGATCGCTCGGCCGGTACGTTCCTCCTCTTCGGCGGTGAACATCCCCGACAGCAGTGGAATGCCTGTCAGATAGTGCCACAGGGTGGTGCCAGCCGCGTCTCCGACGAACAACTCCGCCTCGTCCACGCCGAACGCCCGGCAGAGCAGCTCCGAATACCGCTCGTCGGGCCGCCGCTCTCCAGCCTCCCAGAGCCGGATCAGCCAGGTGAGCGTCTCAAGGGTGGGCAGCCGATCACGCGTCGCCTCGTCCGCCGCATCGGCCAGCCGTTTCCCGAGCTCCCTGCGGCTCCACAGCCGCGCGCGGCGCAAAACTTGCAGACGGGCAGACCATATCGGAACATCGATGGCAACCATTGGTATTTCTCCCACCGTCCGAGCGGGTCAGCGACAACCCCCTCGTAGGCATTTGTTCCCATTATCCGCTTTCTGGAGCCGCCTCGATAACCCCGAACCTGAAGATGCGCCGAACAGTGTCATACGCCCCGCGGCGCCTTCCGGAGAAGGTCAGCCTGCCGCACCATCAGGCATGCGAGTCTCGCCGGGTTGCGTCCACGGAGGCCCAGGACCGGCGCGTTGGCTCTCACGGTTAGCTTCCCCATGCGTCTCAGGAAAGCAGCAGGCCGCCCCGCTCTACGTGGGAACTGCCGGACTGGTCGGCGTGTCGCCCAGTCAGGTGTCACCTGCCACTCGCCGATCGCCGTCACCCTGACCCTGCGCATCCCTGTCTGCGCCCGCCGATCAGGTGCGTGGCGAGTTTGTCGCCGTTCCAGGAGGCGAGTTCGGTGCGGACCTCGTCGACGAGTGAGGGTCCTACCGTCGCTCACCAGCGAGCCCTTGGGCCGACGGCGGAGTGGTGTAGCCGCCGGTTGTGGTCAGAGGGCGATGGAGCCACGGAACTGGAAGGAGAGCAGTCGCCGACGATATGGGCGAGCCGTCGCCCGATGAACGCAGGCGCAACACACCGTGCCCGGATCTCCCCGGGGAGAGCAACCTGGGCTCGTAGGTTGTGAGCAGGCACGATGTCGAGCCGAGGAGTACGACAGATGACCAGCACGCCTTCATCCGAGCTCGCGCAGGACACCATCCGCTCGGGGCTGTGGTTGCCGCTTTTCGATGAACTCGCCGATCCACTCGTCGTCGCCCGGCTGGCGGCGGAGGCCGAGGAAGTCGGGTGGCATGGAGTGTTCGTGTGGGACCACCTGCGCTGGAGTGAGCCCGTCGAGGAAATCGCGGATCCGTGGATCACGCTCGCGGCGGTCGCCACCGCCACCGAGAACGTGCGGATCGGGCCGATGGTCACACCGCTCCCTCGTCGCAGGCCCGCCAAGGTGGCCAAGGAGACGGTGACCCTCGACCAGCTCTGCAATGGCCGCCTGACGCTCGGCGTCGGCCTCGGCAGCGACCGCTATGGCCGCGAACTGTCGATGATGGGAGAGGAACTGGACGACCGGGTGCGAGGCCGGATGCTCGACGAGTCGCTCAGCGTGCTGGCGGCCGCGTGGTCGGGTGAACCGGTGTATCACAGGGGCGAGCACTACAAGCTCGACGGCATCAGGCTGCTGCCCAGGCCGGTGCAGCGACCGGGGATCCCCGTGTGGGTCGCGGCGCTGCCGGGGAACTCCAGGCCGTTGCGGCGGGCCGCCCGTCACGACGGGTTCTTCCCGGTATTGGTGGCCGGTGTCGACCAGTTCGCGGAGATGGTGGGCAGCGTCAGAGAACTGCGCGCGGCCGAGGGTAAGGACCCCGCGGCGCCGTACGACATCGTGGCGGCCCTGGTGCCCGGCACCGATCCCGCGCCGTACGCAAGGGAGGGTGCGACCTGGTGGATGACCGAGTTTCCGATGGGCGCGGTGTCCTTGGACATGGTGCGCGGCGTCCTGCGCGAGGGCCCCGTAGGGCGGTGACCCACAGCACAGGTCCCCTGCAAGCAGTGCGGAAACGGATTCTGGCCAAGGCGCCAGATCGGGACCTCGGAATAATGTGAAGCACTACCCAGCCGCTCCGAAGCCATGATCGACCTCATGACCCGCCGCCTCGCCGGAGAAACCACTCCCACCTGGCGCGACACCTGAACCTAGGATCAGGCAGGACGAAACACCCTTTGAGAACACATTTGGTCAATCCAGCGGTCTGGCGTAGATAATCGTCACCCGATGGGCGGAAGCGAGCAGGAGGAGCGCGTACCGGTGGGGGATCGCCCGGACCCGGATCTGGTGGCGAGGTCCCTGGGCGAGGCTGAGCCCGGAAGCGTCGCCAGCACTCCGAACCGGACGGGGTCGGGGCCGGGGGTGGCCGAGCGAGAGCTCAACCGGGCGGCCGTGCGTTACGCGGTGTGGCTGCGTTCGGCGGTGATCGTGCCCTGCGTGGTTTTCGGGATCCTCGCGACACCGGACGAGCACAGATTGGCGACGCTCTCGATGGGGGCCGTCGCGATCGTGTGGTGCGCGCTCCGCCTGGTCTGGACGCGGAATCGGACGCTCCCGCGCTCGTGGGTCCCGGTAGCGGTCGACGCGACCGTCCTCGTGGCGGTGGGGCTCGGCCAGGCGGTGACCGGCGCCGGGGACCCGGGCGGCTGGGTGGTGGCGCTGGTCTCGATCACAGCCGTGACGTGTCCGTACGAGTGGCCCACCCGGCCGCTGGTGGGGTGCGGCCTGGGCCTGCTCGGGGCCGGTGCCTTCGTCGCGGGGGCCTTCGCTCACTCGGGCCAGTGGTCGCCGGTCGCGCTGGCCGGGGCGCGCGTGCTGCTGGAACTTATGCTGTCCCGGCTGTCTTATGTGCTCGTCCGCGCCCAGGCGCGCTCGGCGGACCGGCTCACCGAGCGGGTGGCGGCCCGGCGCCGGCACGCCGCCGTCGCCGCGGCCAGGCGCTCGAGCGAGCGGGAATACCTCGCGACCCTGCACGACACGGCGAGCACCACGCTACTGATGGTCGCGGTGGGAGCTCGCGACGGAACCCGGTGGGTGCCCGAGCGCGCCCGCCACGATCTGGAGGAGCTCGCCAAGGTGCCGGGATCGGGCGACGGCCGCATCGAGTTGGGGCCGCTGCTGAGCACCGCGACCCACCACCCCGCCGTCCGTGTCGAGGTGGAGATCGACGCTCTGCCTCCGCTGCCCGCGTCGCCGGCACTCGCGATCTTCCACGGCGTACGGGAGGCGCTGACGAATGTGGAGCGGCACGCGGGGGTTCCGGAGGCGTCCCTGCGGGCGGGGCTCGACGAGAGCGGAAGGATCGTGGTCGAGCTGCGGGACCGGGGCCGCGGTTTCGACCCGCGGCATGTCGCCCCGCACCGTCGCGGCCTCTCCGGTTCGATCGTGGAGCGGATGACCAGGGCGGGCGGCCGGGTGCTGGTCGCCTCGCGGCCGGGCGCCGGCACCACGCTGAGATGGACGTGGCCGGATGACGCAGACTGCTGAGCGCCGCCGCGGCAGGTCGGCCGTCCGCGTCGAGGAATTGCTCCTGCGCGGCGCCCGCGCGTCGGTTCTGGCCGTCACGGTGGCCGTTCAGTTCGGCCTGTGCCTACCCACGCTCATCGAGCACAGCCGGCGCTACGAGCCGCTGTGGCTAGAGATCGCCGGATTTGTCCTGATGGCCGGCGTCGCGGCCGGCGCGGCCGTGTGCCTGGCTCGATACGGCGGGATCCCGCCGCCCGTACGGCGCGCCGGCGCGGGGCTGGTGCTGCTCGCGGCGGGCGCGGCGGCGGTCGCCGCGCCGCCGGGCAACTATCTGGATCGGGCCCACTGGTACTTCGGTATGGTCGGCTGGTACGGCGTTCTGTTGCTGTTCGACCGGCCGCCCGCGCGACTGGCCCTCTTCCTCGGCGCGAACCTTGTCGTCGCCCTCGCCAAGGCCATCG
This window of the Nonomuraea africana genome carries:
- a CDS encoding LLM class flavin-dependent oxidoreductase, with amino-acid sequence MTSTPSSELAQDTIRSGLWLPLFDELADPLVVARLAAEAEEVGWHGVFVWDHLRWSEPVEEIADPWITLAAVATATENVRIGPMVTPLPRRRPAKVAKETVTLDQLCNGRLTLGVGLGSDRYGRELSMMGEELDDRVRGRMLDESLSVLAAAWSGEPVYHRGEHYKLDGIRLLPRPVQRPGIPVWVAALPGNSRPLRRAARHDGFFPVLVAGVDQFAEMVGSVRELRAAEGKDPAAPYDIVAALVPGTDPAPYAREGATWWMTEFPMGAVSLDMVRGVLREGPVGR
- a CDS encoding sensor histidine kinase, which translates into the protein MGDRPDPDLVARSLGEAEPGSVASTPNRTGSGPGVAERELNRAAVRYAVWLRSAVIVPCVVFGILATPDEHRLATLSMGAVAIVWCALRLVWTRNRTLPRSWVPVAVDATVLVAVGLGQAVTGAGDPGGWVVALVSITAVTCPYEWPTRPLVGCGLGLLGAGAFVAGAFAHSGQWSPVALAGARVLLELMLSRLSYVLVRAQARSADRLTERVAARRRHAAVAAARRSSEREYLATLHDTASTTLLMVAVGARDGTRWVPERARHDLEELAKVPGSGDGRIELGPLLSTATHHPAVRVEVEIDALPPLPASPALAIFHGVREALTNVERHAGVPEASLRAGLDESGRIVVELRDRGRGFDPRHVAPHRRGLSGSIVERMTRAGGRVLVASRPGAGTTLRWTWPDDADC